From Acidianus brierleyi:
ACAATTGACGAGTCTACGTAAAGTTCTACTCCACAGCCTACACCACAGAATGGACAGATACTTTTAACGATTTCCATTGTGTTAGATTAGTACTTATGATAAAAAGGATTAATGAGAATAAGCTTTGAAAGAATCGTTTTACATTGAAAAAGAACTTATGTAACTTTAGAAAGGAAAACTAAATATACAGTGAAAGATATTGGAGAATATTCACGTATCTTATTTAATATAGTACATTTGACATTTGAATGATTTTTCTAGTAGTTTATAAGATGTTTAATTCTAATTTTAGAGTATAAATAATGATTATTTAATGATGTATGTTGGAAAAATAGTCAAGACTGTCTGTATTTAGCAGGACGTGTATAATAAGCATGTGAAGGTAAAGCGAACTAATTAATAATATGTGATAAGAATAATGGAAAAAGAAAGAAAAAGGATTTATGAACATAGGTATTATAGAATTAAGTCTTTAGGTTAAAGGTCCTTACTCTTCTATAATTGACTTTTATACACTTATGTTTCTTTTTCAATTTATGCTATTTCTATAACCTTAGAATATTTTGAGTATTCTTTAAATCCTTCTGAATCAGTTACATGAATTTCAACAGGTGCATCGAAAGGTAGACCGTAAATATCGAAAGCTCTTAACATTATTGCCCGTTTAAAACTTCTCTTATCTTTAACATCTGTAACTATTAATACATCAATATCACTTAACACGGTAACTCTATCTTCAGCTACACCGCCAAAGACGAATACTCTTGACCTTGGGTCAAGGTCTTTGGAAGCCTTTGCTATAGCTTCAGCGTATTCCATCCATTTTCTTAAGTGTTGGAATTTTCTCTTAACCCAACTTGACATTTTTATTCAACTCCTCAAGGAGTTGGATTAGGTCTGAGACTAGCTTGATAATATCTACAGCTAAATTAGGTTCGTAATAGCCTTCTTCTCCATATCTACTTTCAGTATAACTTTCTTCTAAAATAATTAGTTTCTCCCTATTTTGAGTAACAAAATCTTTTATCTTCTTGGACTCTTTTTCAAAATGGTTATTATCAAGCTCTGTTATTAGTTGCCCTAACAAACCCCTTAGTTGGTGTCCCCTTATTTTCTCTCCAAATAGTTCGTAATAAATTGCTTTAATGTATAGTTGTGCTGCTTGTTCAGAAAGAAATAAGCTCCAATTGATGTCTTTCGAAATCTTAGCTAATTCCAATGCGTTCAAAGCTCTCTCCTTAAGTATCCTAACGTAATTACCGCTCATGATGTGTAGTTTACTTTCTCTTATTAAAAATTTTAATCTTGATTGTTTTGACAATGTTTTATTAAAAAAATTCTCTTTAAAATCCTGATAGGTTAAGGATTCTTGAAACAATGAATAAGAAAATGATTAACAATAAATATTCTCTAACAAAGTCAAAGGATTAATGAGAATAAGCTTTGAAAGAATCGTTTTACATTGAAAAAGAACTTATATTTCAAAATTCATAAACAAAAAATTTGAAGGCTATATTCTAAAAATATTAAACTACACAAAAAAATTTTTATGGAAAATGATATTTTGTATATTTATCCATTAATAATGTCTTTTTGTTATACGCTTAAAAATTTTAAAACTTTTATGAATTGTTATTATTTAATTTTAGTTTTTTATAAGTCGGACTTAAATAGACAAAGCTTTGTCAATAATTTAAATGAAATACACTAAATTACCTTCAAAATTTATTAAAGTAGTAGTGTTTTTATCAACTATAGGTTTAATTATAGAAGCTTATGACTTCTTCTCTATAGGGATAATTTCAACAGCAATATGGCCATATGTTTTCTTTAAGGGAGTATCAAGTAGCGCAATAGCTTTTTCAATATTTGCTTATGCTACAATACTTATAGGTAGACCAGTAGGAGGGGCAATCTTTGGACATTTTGGAGATAAGATAGGAAGAAAATTCTCAATGTTCTGGAGTCTTTTCTTGTCTGGTATAGCAATGCTTTTGGTAGCATTAATACCTCCAATAGGAATAATAGCAATTCTTCTAATAGCTATTCTTAGATTCGCTCAAGGTTTAGGATTAGGAGGAGACGGTGGAAGTTCTATAGTTTTGAGTTTTGAATATGCTAATAAAGGAGATAAAACTGGATACTTCATGTCCTTTCCAATGGCTGCAGCCATACTAGGAATACTCTTAGGTCTAGTGGGAGTAATTTTATCAGAAAACTTGGAAAGTAAGATATTTCTACTTTCATATGGTTGGAGAATATTGATAGGCATAGGATCTATAGCTCTAATGGTTTCCGCTTATTTAAGAATGAAAGTTGTTGAAAGTTTAGACTTTAAGGAGTTATCAAGAGAAGGAAATGTAGATCCTAGTCCTATAAAATCTGCATTTAAAACATGTTGGAAGAAAATTGTACTACTAACTTTAGGTATGGCATATTTTCCAGTAATGTTAAACTTTGTTCTTTATCCATATTCAATAGAACTTTACACTAAGTTAGGTTTTGTTGAAAAACAAGTAATGATGGTATTTCTTGTTGGATCAATAATAGCCTTCGCTTTTACTCTTCTAGGTGGTTACTTAGGTGATAAATACGGATGGAAAAAAATAGTGTTAATTTCAGCAATTGGTAGCTTAGTGACTTTGCCTATTTTACTTTTGCATAACCTCCTTGGATTAATACCATTGTATGTTTTGTCATCATTAGGTTGGGGAGCTATGGGTATGTACGCTTCGGAATTCATAGTAAAATTAAGGAATACGAGTGCTGGGACAGTATTTGGTCTTATTGGCCTCTTCCCTGCAGTATTATTACTAGTCGTGTTACCTCTGTCTATAACTATTTACGGTATAGTAGGATCTTTCATGCCTATAATGACTATTAGCGAAGCAATTACAGTCATTTCAATAGTTTCAATATTTACATTAATGAGAGGTAACAAAAATGAAGGAAGTATCTCTTAATGTCTCCCACGAATTGGACGTAGTTCTTTCTCTTTTTTCTGACCCTGAGTTTTCTTTGCCTAGAATAATGCCTGGCTATGAAAGTCACACTGGTAAAGATAACTTTCAAGTAATTGGAGTAGTAGGAATGTTTCCATATATAATGGAAGGTAGAATATTTAGAGGTTCCTCAATAAAGTACGTATTTAGAATGATAGACGGATTAAAGGGAGCAGGAAATATTGATATCTCAGGAATTGAAAGTAAACTGAAGTTTATTATAGACTACGACGGCGATGCTAAGTCACAATTCGAATCTTCCTTCGAAAAAGGAATTAAAAAGATCTCTAAAAGTATAAACGAGGACATTAGATTGGAAAGAATAAAAAGAAAAATATGATTTTTTCTCAGTCTAAAACTTATTAACTTTTTATCAAACTATTTCCCATGGATTATTTTACTGGAAACGTAAAGGATACTCCTTCCTCAGAAGTTAAAATAGGTAACTCTAAAAATACTTTTATCCAATGGTTAGTTACAAAGGATCATGGTACGTCCTACGCATTAAGGAGATTTATAGTTAAACCTAAAGGTCAAATTCAAATGCATTACCATGAGTATTATGAGAGTCTATATATAATTAAAGGTCAATGTAAAGTATGTGTAGGAAAAGAAACTAGACGGCTAAATCCAGGAGATTTCATTTTCATAAATTCGAAGGTTAAACATGCTATAGTGAACGAGGGTGATGAAGATTTAGAATTTCTTTGCGTAATAAATTATGCAGATGATATGAAAATAATTCCATTAGACGAGGAATGTTAAAAAAATTAACTTAATTGTGTTATTAAAGAGAATAATATATCTCTTTCAGTTACTATTCCTTCCAATTTTTCATCTACTACTGGTAAAGTTCCTATGTTTTTATCTCTCATGATTTTGGCAGCCTCGGAAATACTAGTATATTTGGAAACTGTTATAGGATTCCTAGTTCCTGCGTCCAAAACCTTTCCTGATACTCCTTTTCTAGATACGTATTTTACTATATCTGCTGCTGTAACTATGCCTATTAGTTTACCTCCTTCAGTAACTGGTAATCTTCTTAAATTGTTTCTAAACATTATAGTAGACGCAGAAAGTAGATCAACGCATTTGTCTGCAGTAATTATTCTTTTAGACATTACTGATTCTACGAAACCTGGGATCTGAATTTTAGAAGCTAAATTTACAGCTTCTCTTTCCGTAAATATTCCAAGGATTACGTTTTTATCTATAACTGGTACTCCTCCTATATTGTTAGCAATCATTTTTCTTATAACGTAACCTACTTCGTCTTCAGGAGATACTGCTATTAAATCTTCGCTCATTAGGTCGGAAGCCCTTAAGTTAAATAAGGATTCACCATATTCAGAAAGAGCTGCGATTATGCTTCTCGTAGTAATTACGCTTATTGGCTTATCTTTATCCATTACTATTACTCTACCAGATTTTTCTCTGGAGAGAACATCAAGTAATTCTTTCATTGGAGTCTCAATATTAACCGTAACAACGACTTTATTCATTAATTCTTCGACTTTCATATATATAATTATAGATTTTTACATTTTAAAACTTTGTATCGAATTCGTTCTTTTCTATTCTAAGCCCAAGTTTATTAGCTATCTCTAAATCTGCCAATATTACCTCAAACTCTGGAGATTGAATGATATACGAACCTATCATCTCTTCATCATATTTGGTGTTGGATTTTAGAACATAAACTCTAGCCTTTCTTTCCGGCCATTTAATCTTATTTACGTCTACTAATTCAGTAGTTATTTTGGCTTTAGGCAGAATTTCCTTAAGCAAGTCCTCATTTACTTTTGCATTAATTTCTTCAAGTTCCTTAAGAGTACTGAAATTCTTATCTTTAAATATAGAAATTAGTTTATCATTTATTAATTGAGTAACTCCTTCATGATTTTTTATAACCGAATAAGTTAATTTCATTGCAGCACAATCAGTATGAGGTAAATAAACAACTTCTTCAGGGTTTAATTTCTTAAGTATATCTTTAATTTCAAATATGTTTGCTCCAGCATTCCTTATGATTAAAGAATCTTTTTTAGATTTATTTATAACTTCTTGAGTTAATCTGTAATCCATGCAGGAAATAACGACTTGCATGATACTAACTATAATTTCCAGTATAAATTTTTTAAGTAATTTAAGTAGTATGAAATAAGAAGTAATAGTTCCAACAAATTATGAGAATCTATTTAATAATGTATATCGTAATTAGGAATAGCTTATGAATATAGAAAAAATAAATTCAATTTTATGTAGTTTATATAACGGAAGAATTCTAAATGCTATTACTAACATTAACATATTTATTGATATTACTTTTCATTGATAGCAAAAAATTAACTAGTTTCTGATATTCTCTCTCAGTCGATAAATATATATCATTATTCATACTCTATTCAGTTATATTGTTCTTAAGTAATTAAAACTTTATCCAATAAAAATATATTTATTAACAAAAGAATTCAGTCCTCATTTGCTTGGATGGAAATTTTTAATACGCCGTTTGATAATTTTATCTCATGAATATGCAAATCTCTAATTCATTAAATGGTAATTTTGCTAATAATTTACCTTCACAAGAACAAGTTATTATCCAACAACTTATTTATCCTTATATTGCTTTAGATAACGAGTCTGGGATAATAATAAGATTTAGTGATAATTGGAGTAAAGTAGAATATCATGAAGGAAAGATAGTAATATATCGTGATGAAGACGGGAAAATAAGTATTATAGAGGCAGAATACGATGATGAGAAATAAAGGGATCCAATATCAACAATATGAAGTAATTAACGTAGAGCCATTAATAATCAAGTTTTACGTTAAGGATGAAAATATTACTTTAATGTTATATATGATTCCTCAAGTAGTGGAAATTGAAGACAATAAGGTTGTTTCAGTGGTTAGTACGTCTGCTTTATCAATATTTTCCGATAAGCCTAAAATGGGCGAATTATGTAGTCCTCAGAAATTAAATAGTCGTACTCCTGTAATTCCAGAATATGATATAGCAAGTGAGGGAACTACAGAAATTAAGGTAAACGATAAAAAGGTTAAAATCAGAGCAAAAATAACAAATATCAACGTTTACCCAGATTTAAGGGATAGTTTTGGAAACCCTTGTGTGAATGTATCATGGATTCAATCGATAGATGTAGAATAGATTGCAAGTTCGTTAAAAGTGAGGCTAAAAGGGCATTTTTAGAGGAAAGACTAAAAGACTTATCCCAGTATAAGGAAGAAATATGTAAAGCGTTAAATGATGTATGTAATAGTAAAGTAAATTTTTCTTGCTTACAATGTTTTGATAAAGTTTCCAATAAATATAGTTCTGGAGAATGTAAAAAATCTTGCGATGAAAAATTTAGATTCTCCTTTTGTTTCAAACTTACACAAGATTTGATATTTAATGTTATAGCTGAGAAAGATGGAAATACGATAATTGTAACTTTCTATCCTTTTTCATTTCAAAAGGCAACAACGCTGGAAGAAAAATGTGATAACGTAATTAATTCGATCTAGGATTTCAAGCCTAAGATATAAATAAATGAAAAACACTATTAAAGCTGATACATAATTATTTCAGATTATGATAATAATCGATATTAAGCTTTAAAATTAAATCACTCATAATTATAACTATGGATATAGAAAAAATAATAGAGGAAGGATATAAGAAATCAGATAATGAATTAGAAGACTATTTTAGAAAATTATATAAAGAATTTAATAATAATCCTAGAATTGTTTATGAATATGCCAACGTATTGGATTACTTAGGAAAAGAGAAAGAAGCAATACCGTTGTACAAGGAAGCCTTAAGGAAAGGTCTATCTGGAAAATACTTAGATATGTGTTTAATTCAGTTAGCGAGCTCCTTACGTTTAGTGGGAAATTTAAATGAAAGTTATGAAATTTTATCTAATTTATATAATAAAACTAAAGAACCTTCTTCCCTTCTATTCCTTTCCCTTACACTATTTAGTTTAAACAAAATCAAAGACGCTTATTGCTTAATGTTTAAGTATATTTTGGAGAAAAACGAAGGTTTCCTTGAAGATTACAGAAGAGCTTTAACGCAATATATTAACGAAATATGCAAAAGTTAAGAAAATTTTAAGAGTTATTTCAAAGTGCCGATTTTAGTACGAGAGAGAAACTCTCATTAACATGATAGTAAAAATATGTTATATGATAGAAACACGTCAGCTTTTCAAAATTTATAAAGACGGGACTACGGCACTCAACGGACTTGACCTTAAGCTTTCCTCAAAAATTTCATGTGTTCTAGGTAGAAACGGTGCTGGTAAAACTACATTATTGAGAATACTTTCAACACAACTTTTGCCAACCAAGGGTAAAGCATTCGTTAATGGATTTGACGTAGTAAAAGAAGCTAAGAAGGTTAGGAAAACAATATGTAGTATTCCTCAAGAAGCAGGAACTGCGGGAATGCCAAGTCCTTTGGAGCATCTTGTAATGTATTTAACTGCCAGAGGTTTTTCAATTTCCGAAGCCTTTAACGTTTCAAAGAAAGTACTTAAGGATATAGGATTAGGAAAAGTTATGAATAAGCCTACAGACGAACTTTCAGGAGGAATGAAAAGAAAAGTATTTGTAGCAATGGCTCTAGCATCAAATGCTGACCTAGTATTTTTGGACGAACCTACTACAGGTTTAGATCCCCTTTCTAGACTTGAAGTATGGTCTGCAATCAGATCTATGGATTCAAAAATTGTTTTAACTACTCATTACATGGAAGAAGCTCAAGAACTTTGTGAGGAAATAGCCATTATAAACAATGGGAAATTGGTAGATAAGGGAACTCCTTCTGAATTACTTTCCTCACTAGAAGGTAAAGTAAGGGTAGAGGGCGTTGGAGACATAAAAATAGGGAACATTAGAATATCCTATATGACTCCTGATGAAGCTAAGAGTTTATTAGGAAAAGTTACAATAAAGCCAATAAGTTTAGAAGACGTTCTTATAACTAAGGGGTTGTATATTGAAGATTAGGTTTATATTAACCTTTTCGTGGTTTTACGGATTTACAACGTTAATAAGATCTCCAATCTACATTCTTTCGTATCTAGCATTACCTATGTCTTTACTATTTTTCATTTTTTTAATATCTCACGGAGCTCTTTTAAAATTCGGAATTTTAGGAGGTTTAATATCAGTTATAGTTTCTAACGCACTCTCCTTAGTTGGAGATTTTGCCTTTTTTAGACTGCAGCTAAGGCTACAAGATCTTTTAGTAGCTACAGAAATAGGTCCTATAGATTATATTTCTGGATTAGCTATAGGCAATCTTCTATACAGTATACCAGGATTAATAATTTACATAATAATGGGATTGTATTTTAACGTATTTTCTCTCATTCAACTTCCACTTTTAGGATTGGTTCTCGTCCTTTTACTAATGTCTAGCACGGGCTTATCGATAACTTTAGCAAGCTTTCTTAAGCATACAAGGCATTCTTGGGGATTATCTACATTCCTATCTTTACTATTTACCTTATTGCCTCCTCTATATTATCCTTACACTATACTTCCTAAGGTAATTTTAGACGTCCTTTACATTTCGCCATCTACTTCCGCATCAATGATTGCTCAATCTTACTTAGGTTTAGCACCATTTCAATTAACTGCAGTTATAGTGTTTACAATAGAGACTATCTTCTTTAGCGCTTTACCTTTTTATGCCTTAAGGTGGAGGGAAAGCTGAAGCCAATATGAAGGACTTAACAGAGCTTTTAAAAACTTGTAAGATTTTCCAATTTTTAAAAGAGAGTTAAATTGTTCCTAATTTTGTCTTTATCTTTTCAATTAATTCTTTCTCTTCATCTTCTAGTTTCATTGAACTAATAATTTCAATCTCAGTTTTTATTAACTCCTTTATTGAGATTATTGCATCATTTCTGCTATGAAAAGGGCTTATGTCCTTATCTAAGCCATTATATGCATATCTATGAATTCCTAGCATTGCTGTGGTTAAATTGATAATTCCTTTAAAACCAAGATCTTCTAAATCTTGTGATATACCAATCAATCCAGTAGTTGCTGAATAGCCTATTCTTAAGTACCACTTAACTTCATCGTCTTTTCCTTCTCTCTTCTTTTTTTCTATAATCTTGTTAAAATTTGATACAACTAAAGAGCTTAAAAGAGCTTTCCATGAAAGAAAAAGTTTACTTGCTGAATTCCTACTATAACCTTCTTTTAGCATTTCAAGGCTTAAATAAAGCTCTTCTAACGCTTCAAGTAATCTAAGCCTTGAATACTTTTCCGGTTCTCTAGTAAA
This genomic window contains:
- a CDS encoding ABC transporter permease, which translates into the protein MKIRFILTFSWFYGFTTLIRSPIYILSYLALPMSLLFFIFLISHGALLKFGILGGLISVIVSNALSLVGDFAFFRLQLRLQDLLVATEIGPIDYISGLAIGNLLYSIPGLIIYIIMGLYFNVFSLIQLPLLGLVLVLLLMSSTGLSITLASFLKHTRHSWGLSTFLSLLFTLLPPLYYPYTILPKVILDVLYISPSTSASMIAQSYLGLAPFQLTAVIVFTIETIFFSALPFYALRWRES
- a CDS encoding cupin domain-containing protein, producing the protein MDYFTGNVKDTPSSEVKIGNSKNTFIQWLVTKDHGTSYALRRFIVKPKGQIQMHYHEYYESLYIIKGQCKVCVGKETRRLNPGDFIFINSKVKHAIVNEGDEDLEFLCVINYADDMKIIPLDEEC
- a CDS encoding ABC transporter ATP-binding protein — its product is MIETRQLFKIYKDGTTALNGLDLKLSSKISCVLGRNGAGKTTLLRILSTQLLPTKGKAFVNGFDVVKEAKKVRKTICSIPQEAGTAGMPSPLEHLVMYLTARGFSISEAFNVSKKVLKDIGLGKVMNKPTDELSGGMKRKVFVAMALASNADLVFLDEPTTGLDPLSRLEVWSAIRSMDSKIVLTTHYMEEAQELCEEIAIINNGKLVDKGTPSELLSSLEGKVRVEGVGDIKIGNIRISYMTPDEAKSLLGKVTIKPISLEDVLITKGLYIED
- a CDS encoding STK_08120 family protein, producing MKEVSLNVSHELDVVLSLFSDPEFSLPRIMPGYESHTGKDNFQVIGVVGMFPYIMEGRIFRGSSIKYVFRMIDGLKGAGNIDISGIESKLKFIIDYDGDAKSQFESSFEKGIKKISKSINEDIRLERIKRKI
- a CDS encoding tetratricopeptide repeat protein — translated: MDIEKIIEEGYKKSDNELEDYFRKLYKEFNNNPRIVYEYANVLDYLGKEKEAIPLYKEALRKGLSGKYLDMCLIQLASSLRLVGNLNESYEILSNLYNKTKEPSSLLFLSLTLFSLNKIKDAYCLMFKYILEKNEGFLEDYRRALTQYINEICKS
- a CDS encoding carbonic anhydrase, giving the protein MQVVISCMDYRLTQEVINKSKKDSLIIRNAGANIFEIKDILKKLNPEEVVYLPHTDCAAMKLTYSVIKNHEGVTQLINDKLISIFKDKNFSTLKELEEINAKVNEDLLKEILPKAKITTELVDVNKIKWPERKARVYVLKSNTKYDEEMIGSYIIQSPEFEVILADLEIANKLGLRIEKNEFDTKF
- a CDS encoding CBS domain-containing protein — its product is MKVEELMNKVVVTVNIETPMKELLDVLSREKSGRVIVMDKDKPISVITTRSIIAALSEYGESLFNLRASDLMSEDLIAVSPEDEVGYVIRKMIANNIGGVPVIDKNVILGIFTEREAVNLASKIQIPGFVESVMSKRIITADKCVDLLSASTIMFRNNLRRLPVTEGGKLIGIVTAADIVKYVSRKGVSGKVLDAGTRNPITVSKYTSISEAAKIMRDKNIGTLPVVDEKLEGIVTERDILFSLITQLS
- a CDS encoding PaREP1 family protein, producing MESQLPKFTREPEKYSRLRLLEALEELYLSLEMLKEGYSRNSASKLFLSWKALLSSLVVSNFNKIIEKKKREGKDDEVKWYLRIGYSATTGLIGISQDLEDLGFKGIINLTTAMLGIHRYAYNGLDKDISPFHSRNDAIISIKELIKTEIEIISSMKLEDEEKELIEKIKTKLGTI
- a CDS encoding MFS transporter — encoded protein: MKYTKLPSKFIKVVVFLSTIGLIIEAYDFFSIGIISTAIWPYVFFKGVSSSAIAFSIFAYATILIGRPVGGAIFGHFGDKIGRKFSMFWSLFLSGIAMLLVALIPPIGIIAILLIAILRFAQGLGLGGDGGSSIVLSFEYANKGDKTGYFMSFPMAAAILGILLGLVGVILSENLESKIFLLSYGWRILIGIGSIALMVSAYLRMKVVESLDFKELSREGNVDPSPIKSAFKTCWKKIVLLTLGMAYFPVMLNFVLYPYSIELYTKLGFVEKQVMMVFLVGSIIAFAFTLLGGYLGDKYGWKKIVLISAIGSLVTLPILLLHNLLGLIPLYVLSSLGWGAMGMYASEFIVKLRNTSAGTVFGLIGLFPAVLLLVVLPLSITIYGIVGSFMPIMTISEAITVISIVSIFTLMRGNKNEGSIS
- a CDS encoding HEPN domain-containing protein, encoding MSGNYVRILKERALNALELAKISKDINWSLFLSEQAAQLYIKAIYYELFGEKIRGHQLRGLLGQLITELDNNHFEKESKKIKDFVTQNREKLIILEESYTESRYGEEGYYEPNLAVDIIKLVSDLIQLLEELNKNVKLG
- a CDS encoding nucleotidyltransferase domain-containing protein, which encodes MSSWVKRKFQHLRKWMEYAEAIAKASKDLDPRSRVFVFGGVAEDRVTVLSDIDVLIVTDVKDKRSFKRAIMLRAFDIYGLPFDAPVEIHVTDSEGFKEYSKYSKVIEIA